The following are from one region of the Rhipicephalus microplus isolate Deutch F79 chromosome 1, USDA_Rmic, whole genome shotgun sequence genome:
- the LOC119178264 gene encoding NPC intracellular cholesterol transporter 1, producing MEASRATLLLAATLLLGYISHANAARCSMHGFCDTKKKLPCIYNSVPKPVTDQSARAIMKETCGDYFQIHGDSLCCDAAQIKQLANQVKALEGLGLRRCEACYANFQKLLCNMACSPHQGDFLQVVHYDEGPHEVAEIANFYVDYATMRDLYVSCINPRRFVRFAPLSFTICGEDYLNCTMKLWYGALGKRRVGLTSVDVTYEPVTNEAVFIGLREYRPFKDSMYGCNETVSGKTCVCEDCEAVCENTDDAMKPVPLST from the coding sequence ATGGAAGCATCCAGGGCTACGCTGCTTCTTGCGGCAACGCTGCTGCTCGGCTACATTTCCCACGCCAACGCGGCCAGGTGCTCGATGCACGGTTTCTGCGACACTAAGAAGAAGCTGCCGTGCATCTACAACAGCGTGCCCAAGCCGGTGACTGACCAGTCGGCGCGAGCCATCATGAAGGAGACGTGCGGCGACTACTTCCAGATCCACGGCGACTCCCTCTGTTGCGACGCAGCTCAAATCAAGCAGCTCGCAAATCAGGTTAAGGCTCTTGAAGGCCTCGGCCTGCGACGCTGTGAGGCCTGCTACGCGAACTTCCAGAAGCTCCTGTGCAACATGGCCTGCTCGCCGCACCAGGGAGACTTCCTGCAAGTCGTGCACTACGACGAGGggccgcatgaggtggctgagaTTGCCAACTTCTACGTAGACTACGCGACCATGCGTGACCTCTACGTTTCCTGCATCAACCCGAGAAGATTCGTCCGGTTCGCACCTCTGTCCTTCACCATCTGTGGCGAGGACTACCTGAACTGCACCATGAAGCTCTGGTACGGCGCCCTGGGCAAGAGGCGAGTGGGACTGACTTCCGTGGATGTGACGTACGAGCCTGTCACCAACGAGGCGGTCTTTATCGGTCTGCGTGAGTACAGGCCCTTCAAAGATTCCATGTACGGCTGCAACGAGACCGTCTCGGGCAAGACGTGCGTCTGCGAAGACTGTGAGGCGGTCTGCGAGAACACCGACGACGCCATGAAGCCTGTACCACTCAGCACATGA